One Panicum virgatum strain AP13 chromosome 9K, P.virgatum_v5, whole genome shotgun sequence genomic region harbors:
- the LOC120651271 gene encoding probable chromo domain-containing protein LHP1 isoform X1 produces the protein MRRSRKDSGDLAEAQEDEEEAEEQTEGEEEDGEEQEQTEEGEGEEIEAGAGAEAETPAQDAMEPLKLAEGYFEIEAIRRRRLRKGQLQYLVKWRGWPDSANTWEPLENLKACSDIVDAFDKRSRSPRSSRKRKRKTATTLTSDPNSSRGKRGRPPRSEARYMTGPHAPEPKKLPCRTSSRRACNNGNKTLFGELEASVNVLGQRVVQEGSSGVVSVGFPSQGVPLSVSLTDQQDEHHPANGPSKLENSVRALPSQGGQITGAKKRKSGCVRRFKQDEAAIQEQGGVRDHTSDKPGNEYVDSTEGETGDKNKGGDSASQIHNPKILKIIKPVRYFATVLDGVQQVAITFKALRSDGTEVLVDDKQLKAKEPLVVCPHYLLISLEGKMNYHPTTIIFLVCSL, from the exons ATGCGCCGGAGCAGGAAGGATTCCGGCGATCTGGCGGAGGCTCAGGAGGACGAAGAAGAGGCGGAGGAACAGACTGAGGGCGAGGAGGAAGATGGGGAGGAACAGGAGCAgacggaggaaggggaaggtgaGGAGATTGAGGCTGGGGCAGGGGCCGAGGCGGAGACGCCGGCGCAGGACGCCATGGAGCCGCTGAAGCTGGCCGAGGGCTACTTCGAGATCGaggccatccgccgccgccgcctccggaaGGGCCAGCTCCAGTACCTCGTCAAGTG GCGGGGATGGCCGGATAGTGCTAACACATGGGAACCCCTTGAAAACCTGAAGGCTTGCTCGGACATTGTTGATGCTTTTGATAAGAG GTCACGGTCGCCAAGGTCCTCTCGGAAGCGGAAACGTAAGACTGCAACTACTCTAACATCAGATCCTAACTCTTCTCGTGGAAAACGGGGTCGCCCACCTCGGTCGGAGGCCCGATATATGACTGGACCTCATGCCCCAGAGCCCAAGAAATTGCCCTGCAGGACAAGTAGTAGGAGAGCCTGTAATAATGGTAACAAGACCTTGTTTGGTGAACTCGAGGCATCAGTGAATGTGCTTGGGCAAAGAGTAGTACAGGAGGGTAGTTCTGGTGTGGTTTCAGTTGGGTTTCCATCACAAGGGGTTCCTCTATCTGTTAGCTTGACTGACCAACAAGACGAGCATCACCCTGCAAATGGTCCATCAAAGTTGGAAAATTCAGTACGAGCACTCCCATCTCAAGGTGGCCAGATAACTGGTGCAAAGAAGCGTAAGTCTGGATGTGTTAGGAGGTTCAAACAGGATGAAGCAGCAATACAAGAGCAAGGAGGTGTTCGTGATCACACAAGTGACAAGCCAGGCAATGAGTATGTTGATTCCACAGAAGGAGAAACTGGTGATAAGAACAAGGGGGGGGACTCTGCTAGCCAAATTCATAATCCTAAGATCCTCAAGATCATCAAGCCAGTGCGCTATTTTGCTACTGTTTTGGATGGCGTGCAGCAAGTTGCAATAACGTTCAAGGCACTCAG GTCTGATGGAACAGAAGTATTAGTAGATGACAAGCAGTTGAAAGCTAAGGAGCCCTTAGTGGTATGCCCTCATTATCTTCTCATTTCACTTGAAGGAAAAATGAATTATCACCCCACAACAATTATCTTTCTCGTTTGCAGCTTATAG
- the LOC120651271 gene encoding probable chromo domain-containing protein LHP1 isoform X2, whose translation MRRSRKDSGDLAEAQEDEEEAEEQTEGEEEDGEEQEQTEEGEGEEIEAGAGAEAETPAQDAMEPLKLAEGYFEIEAIRRRRLRKGQLQYLVKWRGWPDSANTWEPLENLKACSDIVDAFDKRSRSPRSSRKRKRKTATTLTSDPNSSRGKRGRPPRSEARYMTGPHAPEPKKLPCRTSSRRACNNGNKTLFGELEASVNVLGQRVVQEGSSGVVSVGFPSQGVPLSVSLTDQQDEHHPANGPSKLENSVRALPSQGGQITGAKKRKSGCVRRFKQDEAAIQEQGGVRDHTSDKPGNEYVDSTEGETGDKNKGGDSASQIHNPKILKIIKPVRYFATVLDGVQQVAITFKALRSDGTEVLVDDKQLKAKEPLVLIEYYEQHLRYNPTSTH comes from the exons ATGCGCCGGAGCAGGAAGGATTCCGGCGATCTGGCGGAGGCTCAGGAGGACGAAGAAGAGGCGGAGGAACAGACTGAGGGCGAGGAGGAAGATGGGGAGGAACAGGAGCAgacggaggaaggggaaggtgaGGAGATTGAGGCTGGGGCAGGGGCCGAGGCGGAGACGCCGGCGCAGGACGCCATGGAGCCGCTGAAGCTGGCCGAGGGCTACTTCGAGATCGaggccatccgccgccgccgcctccggaaGGGCCAGCTCCAGTACCTCGTCAAGTG GCGGGGATGGCCGGATAGTGCTAACACATGGGAACCCCTTGAAAACCTGAAGGCTTGCTCGGACATTGTTGATGCTTTTGATAAGAG GTCACGGTCGCCAAGGTCCTCTCGGAAGCGGAAACGTAAGACTGCAACTACTCTAACATCAGATCCTAACTCTTCTCGTGGAAAACGGGGTCGCCCACCTCGGTCGGAGGCCCGATATATGACTGGACCTCATGCCCCAGAGCCCAAGAAATTGCCCTGCAGGACAAGTAGTAGGAGAGCCTGTAATAATGGTAACAAGACCTTGTTTGGTGAACTCGAGGCATCAGTGAATGTGCTTGGGCAAAGAGTAGTACAGGAGGGTAGTTCTGGTGTGGTTTCAGTTGGGTTTCCATCACAAGGGGTTCCTCTATCTGTTAGCTTGACTGACCAACAAGACGAGCATCACCCTGCAAATGGTCCATCAAAGTTGGAAAATTCAGTACGAGCACTCCCATCTCAAGGTGGCCAGATAACTGGTGCAAAGAAGCGTAAGTCTGGATGTGTTAGGAGGTTCAAACAGGATGAAGCAGCAATACAAGAGCAAGGAGGTGTTCGTGATCACACAAGTGACAAGCCAGGCAATGAGTATGTTGATTCCACAGAAGGAGAAACTGGTGATAAGAACAAGGGGGGGGACTCTGCTAGCCAAATTCATAATCCTAAGATCCTCAAGATCATCAAGCCAGTGCGCTATTTTGCTACTGTTTTGGATGGCGTGCAGCAAGTTGCAATAACGTTCAAGGCACTCAG GTCTGATGGAACAGAAGTATTAGTAGATGACAAGCAGTTGAAAGCTAAGGAGCCCTTAGTG CTTATAGAATACTATGAGCAGCATCTTCGTTATAACCCCACCTCGACACATTGA